AACCGCTCCAGCTGGGCCACCAGCTCCACCTACACGCAGAAGTCCACGGGGGCGGCGAACACCGAGACCATCACCATCAATCAGCCGGCCGCTGGCCTGCACTACTTCACGATCGGGGCCACCGCGCCCTACAGCAACGTCACCATCCAGACGAACTGGTAGGCCAGCTGACGCGGGACATGCAGACACCACAGGAAAGGAGGCCCCAGAGCCTCCTTTCCTGTTTCTGTTGCTGGTCAGAACTCGCGCGTAAATCGTGTTCGCAACCTGACTACTCCTCAAAACTGGGCGTGAGGCTTGGCAAACTTTGCCGGGCGGGGATGAGGAGGAATGGAACAATGGGTCATGGTTGAGGTCAGGCCCAAGTGCCTGTCCATCTCTACCCTCGCCGACAGTCGTCAACAACAGGGAAGGGGCTCAATATCTTTCGGATATGAGTGTAACAAAGACTGCCAATTGAAAACAATTGGCACAGAAGAGGGTTCGAAACACCCTATCCAAAACCAACACGGATACATGGAGGCCTTAATGATCAGTGTGCGAGAAATCAACGTCTTGACTACCCTTCAAAACAGAGTGTAGGCCCACCACTATCGACAAGAAGCATACGGATGGAGATTCGCTTTTTCTTGCTCAATATCAGCAATCTAGATGAGGCTATGAGTACAGGTCTCCTCTACACTGCACTGGTGAAGGAAATCGTCATTCATCCGTATAACCCACTCTGGCCTGCCCAATTTGCCAGTCTGGGAAGCGCCCTGCGAGCCACACTTGGGCCGCACGCACTGGCGATCCACCACATTGGCTCCACGAGTGTCCCTGGGCTTGATGCCAAGGATGTCCTTGATGTACAGCTCACCGTTACGCGGCTTGATGTCCCAATTCGTGTCCCCCTGGAGAACCTGGGCTTCATTTACAGGGAAACGGTGGTTCGAGATCACTGCCCTCCTGGTCAGACCATCCGCCCAGACGACTTGGAGAAACGTTATTACTTTCGGCCAGAGCCACGCGTACATCTTCACGTGAGACAGGACGGACGTTACAACCAGCGGTACGCCTTGCTATGCCGAGACTATCTCCGAGCAAACCCCATGGCACGGGACGCGTACGCGGAGATCAAGCGTCAACTCGCCGGATACTTCCCGGCAGATCAGGCGGCGTACTATGCCATCAAGGATCCGGTCTTCGATACCCTGATGGCCGGTGCGTTCATTTGGGCTGAGGCTACCAATTGGTCAGTACCGTCAACGGACGCGTGACGCTGACGAGTTGAAGGACAATCTGAGCTCAGCGCGGTCATCAGGGCGGCCAAGCTATGCCAGGACCTACGAGATGGATGTAGTAGAAGATCCTGGAGGTCCGTGTTTCTTCACTGTGGTGACCGTTCGACGTGCCGCGATCTCGCCCGTCACACATGCCCAGATGAAGGCAACACTGACGACCGTCAGGAGAGAAGACACTCGTTCGGCGCGCGTCAGACCCGTATCTTCCAGGTTGACCCCTCTGGTTTTCAATGCGGCGTGCAGATTTTCTGCTTGCCAGCGCAGGGCATACCGGCGCATGTTCGGCAGGGCGTGCCCCCGATACGCCAGGTACAACATGTCACCGGCTGCGTTTTTTGTGGCCGCCACCCGCAGATTCATGCCGTAGATGCGGGTCCGGCGATGCCAGACCCTGACTTCACCCACCTCAAGGTTCTTGAAGACTGCCCAGACCGGCATGCTGTGCGCGCCGATCGTGGCGCGAGCTGGGAGACGAATGCAGGGTGCAACCCCGTGCTGGTCGAGGAATCGAAACCAGTGCTGCCCAATGAATTCACGATCCGCGAGCAGGCACCGGATCTCCCGATCTGGGCAGAGCTTCAGGAAGCGCTCCACGAGCGCTTCCCGGACACAGGAACGACTGGCCCCACCGTGCGGGAGCAGTGTCCACATCAGCGGTAAACTGAACCCGTTCCACACAGCAGAGAGCAGGAGAATATTGACGTCCTGCTGTCCAAGTTTCCAGTTGGTGCGGTCAAGAATGAGGTCGATTGGGCCGGGCGGGAGAAAGGACAAGGCGAATCGGGGGAACAGTGCCTCAGGAAACGGAAACTGGACGAACCGGCAGAGCCGCTGATACCGAGTCGTTAACGAGCCTGGGAGGGCGACGTGCGTCTTTAAGCTGTACAGGACGACGGTACGCGCCTGAATGACCGCCAGGATCAGTGCCGTGAAGACGACGAGGCGGCGAGCGTCCAGAGGGAAAGCAGACCGCAAGGCGGTCTGCAGGGTGTCGTGAGGTGGTCGGGTCCTAGGGGTTCTCATCGCAGGAACACCGTATAGGAGCTGACTTTCTGCTGCCTACTGTGCGTTTTGAAGGGTAGTCAGGTTCGCAACACCTGGAAGGGCCACGGCGGCCTTCAGTGGTCCTATGCCGCGCGACCTGGCTTCCTGGGGCTCAGGACTTCGGTGCACTTGAGTCTTGGGACGCTCAGGGTGGTAACTCCCCTGAGCACCCATTCCGCTGGGCCGTACTGAAAGCGGGACAACCACCTGTGGCTGAACCAGACCTGAACGGCGAACAGGGCCAGAGCGATCCCGGCGATTTCCAAGAGGCTCACCTGGCCCATCAGCTTCAGCCCGTAGCCGTGAAAGATCAGGCTGCACATCAGGGACTGCCCGAGGTAGTTGCTGAGGGCCAGCCGCCCCGCGGGCACCAACCAGTAGAGTTTCCCTGCATGGCGCGGCCAGGTCAGGGTGAACAGGGCCACGTAGGCCGCCGTGAGAAACGGGGCGGTGAAGGTGTCCAGCGCGAAGCCCAGGACCTTGACAGGTTCGGAGACGTTCAGGTGCACCGTCCCGGTGTACACCATGGCCCCCAGGACGCCGACCGGCAGCCCGAGGCGGAGCATCTTCCCGAGGACGGGCTGGGCACGCTCAAGCGATTGGAAGACGTCCAGCTTGCCGGCGGCGAAGCCCAGCAGGAAGGCAGCCAGGGCACTGACCCCCTGCAGCGCCATGAGGACCGGCCAGGTGGACCGGTACTGTCGCGCATGCTCGGCAACGACCTCACCGGGTAACCCGGTGAACCCCGTGAGGGCTTGCCGCACATGTCTGAGCTCGGCCGCGGCGTCCGTGGCGAAGGCCGTGGGCTCAGCGAACGCCAGACCGGAGAGCACGAACCACACCAGGGCATTGACGCCCAGGAGGATCAGGGCCACGCGGGTGGCCCGGCGGGCGTCCCAGTGCTCGGCCAGGACGAGAATCACACCAAGCAGGGCGTAGATGGTCAGGATGTCTCCGTGGTACAGCAGCAGGGCGTGCAGGACGCCGATGACCGCCAGGCCCAGCAGCCGGCGCAGCATGCGGGGCCGAAAGGAGGCGCCGGCGCGAGTGGCGGCCGTCATCTGCAGGGTGAAGCTGTAACCGAAGAGAAAGGAGAACAGCAGGTAGAACTTCGTTTCGAACAGCAGGGTGATGAGGGCATAGAGCGCCTGGTCGAGGGGGCCGCGCACGGCCGGGTCGGGCAGGCCGGTGGCGTAGTAGGGGGTGGCGAACACCAGAATGTTGACCAGCAGGATGCCCAGGAGGGCAAGCCCGCGCAGGGCGTCGATCACGTGGAGCCGGTCGGCGCCAGTCATGCGGGGTCACCCAGCAGCAGGTGTACTTGAGTGGCCCAGAGGTCCGCGAATGGGACATCGAGCCCGAGGATCAGTTGGTTGCTGAGGCCGTCGAAGGTCAGGGCGAGCAGGGTAGCGGTGAGCGGAATGGAGGTTCGGGGGGCCCGGAGGTGCCCGCTCTCGACGGCCTGCGAGAGAAGCGTTTCGAAGCCCTGCGGGTAACTGAGGGTGATCTGCTGGAGCCCGTCATGGTAGCGGCCTTCCCGCAGCCCGAGGGCGAAGTACTCGTGGAGCACGCGGGAGAAGCTGGGGTTCTGGGCGAGCGCTTCGAGTGACTGAACGCCGTCCCGGATCAGTTGCGCTTCGAAGGGTTCGTCCGGGGCGGGACGACGTTTGAAGCTGGAGTCGTAGGAGGCGATGACTCTGACTTCTTCGAACAGGGCGGCGATCAGGTCGTCTTTGGTGGGGAAGTAGTAGTAGAGGGTGGGTTTGGCGATACCGACGCGCTGGGCGAGGGCGGAGAGGGCGGTCCGGTCGATGCCTTCCTCGGCGATCAGGTCGTAGGTGTGGGTGAGGATTTTTCGCAGCGTATCGGGGTTGCCTTTCATCGGAGCCTCCAGTCAGCTTCATCTACCGGTCGGTCGGTAGATGAAGCCTAGGGGGCCAGGGCAGACCTGTCAATGCCATTTCCAGGTGCATAACGATCGAAGCTCACCTCAGGCGATCAGACCAGCACACGAGACCGCTGCCCAAACCGACCTTCGAAAAGCCACGGGAGTATCAGCTCAGACCGGTCGCTGGAGAGGGTCAATGCGCTATCCGTGAATGCCAAACCTTCCTCTCAGGGACGGGCAGGGGCGTCTTCCGGGTGCGCGTCCGGTCCACTCTCGCGGCCCTGCAGGAGCGCGCGGTACTCCGCGGGTGTGAGCCCCAGCGCGGCATGAAAAGCGCGCGTGAACGCGCTGTGATCGTAGTAGCCGCACTCCAGGGCAATCTGCCCGACCGTGTGATCGGTGGTCTGAAGCAGGCGCAGGCCCGCGTCGAGCCGCACGCGGGTCAGGAGTTGTTTCGGGGAAAGCTGACACGCCCTCTTGACCTGGCGCTGCAGGGTGGCGCGACTGACGCCCGCGGCCCGCGCGATCTCGAGCACGGACAGAGGCCGGGCGTACTCCTCCTGAATCAGACGCAGGGCACGCGCGTACCCTGCCTCACCAGCAGGCAGGGACACATCCCGCGAAATCCCGAGCAACGCGCGAATACGACCGCCCTCGTCCCGGAGGGGCTGCTTCGTCGTGAGACACCAGCCCTGGGCTCCAGAGGGGTAGAGGTGAAGCTCCAGGTGCTCGACGAGGCGCCCTCCCTGCAGCACGGTGCTGTCCTGAACGGCGTAGGAAAGGCTCAAGGCGCCCGGGAACACTTCCTCGACACGCTTGCCGACCAGGGCGGCCAGATCCGGGCAGTGCAGCCGCTCCAACAGGGTGGTGTTGGCATGCAGGTACCTCCGATCCGCATCCTTGATGAAAAAGACGGTATCGGGAACGTAA
This is a stretch of genomic DNA from Deinococcus ficus. It encodes these proteins:
- a CDS encoding GrpB family protein; the encoded protein is MKEIVIHPYNPLWPAQFASLGSALRATLGPHALAIHHIGSTSVPGLDAKDVLDVQLTVTRLDVPIRVPLENLGFIYRETVVRDHCPPGQTIRPDDLEKRYYFRPEPRVHLHVRQDGRYNQRYALLCRDYLRANPMARDAYAEIKRQLAGYFPADQAAYYAIKDPVFDTLMAGAFIWAEATNWSVPSTDA
- a CDS encoding DUF418 domain-containing protein — translated: MTGADRLHVIDALRGLALLGILLVNILVFATPYYATGLPDPAVRGPLDQALYALITLLFETKFYLLFSFLFGYSFTLQMTAATRAGASFRPRMLRRLLGLAVIGVLHALLLYHGDILTIYALLGVILVLAEHWDARRATRVALILLGVNALVWFVLSGLAFAEPTAFATDAAAELRHVRQALTGFTGLPGEVVAEHARQYRSTWPVLMALQGVSALAAFLLGFAAGKLDVFQSLERAQPVLGKMLRLGLPVGVLGAMVYTGTVHLNVSEPVKVLGFALDTFTAPFLTAAYVALFTLTWPRHAGKLYWLVPAGRLALSNYLGQSLMCSLIFHGYGLKLMGQVSLLEIAGIALALFAVQVWFSHRWLSRFQYGPAEWVLRGVTTLSVPRLKCTEVLSPRKPGRAA
- a CDS encoding TetR/AcrR family transcriptional regulator; amino-acid sequence: MKGNPDTLRKILTHTYDLIAEEGIDRTALSALAQRVGIAKPTLYYYFPTKDDLIAALFEEVRVIASYDSSFKRRPAPDEPFEAQLIRDGVQSLEALAQNPSFSRVLHEYFALGLREGRYHDGLQQITLSYPQGFETLLSQAVESGHLRAPRTSIPLTATLLALTFDGLSNQLILGLDVPFADLWATQVHLLLGDPA
- a CDS encoding AraC family transcriptional regulator gives rise to the protein MHFPLPSTPTEWHQFAGTLFGVFDYVPDTVFFIKDADRRYLHANTTLLERLHCPDLAALVGKRVEEVFPGALSLSYAVQDSTVLQGGRLVEHLELHLYPSGAQGWCLTTKQPLRDEGGRIRALLGISRDVSLPAGEAGYARALRLIQEEYARPLSVLEIARAAGVSRATLQRQVKRACQLSPKQLLTRVRLDAGLRLLQTTDHTVGQIALECGYYDHSAFTRAFHAALGLTPAEYRALLQGRESGPDAHPEDAPARP